Proteins found in one Solitalea lacus genomic segment:
- a CDS encoding C1 family peptidase has protein sequence MKKSFYFLSAVALLTVASCRKESDSINQQADNTHHALGLLPQTREKYNSFPKVDVNTIRKQQVEGLNATEAVPTSYFIDMPTPGDQGGESSCTSWATAYAALSSFEHNFDGMSYPDAQRSPAYVYNQVKGSVDCSAGTYFSDNLNVLKNQGACSLAEMPYQNGLCNILPTAQQTQAASAHKITSWGTVNWKNLTDVKTLVSSNVPVLVGLTVDDSFYNMGNNGWVWKRKSGRAYGGHAVAIVGYDDAKNAVKVQNSWGTGWGLGGYFWIDYSLLTSGATNPIYEGYAAYN, from the coding sequence ATGAAAAAAAGCTTTTACTTTCTAAGCGCAGTTGCATTACTAACTGTAGCTTCTTGTCGCAAAGAAAGCGACTCAATTAATCAACAAGCGGACAACACTCACCATGCATTAGGATTACTACCTCAAACCAGGGAAAAGTATAACAGTTTTCCGAAAGTAGACGTAAATACAATAAGAAAACAACAAGTGGAAGGTTTAAACGCAACAGAAGCTGTTCCTACTAGTTATTTTATTGACATGCCAACTCCAGGTGATCAAGGTGGTGAATCATCATGCACCTCTTGGGCAACTGCTTATGCTGCATTAAGTTCATTCGAGCATAATTTCGACGGTATGTCTTATCCTGATGCTCAAAGAAGCCCTGCTTATGTTTACAATCAAGTTAAGGGATCAGTTGATTGCAGTGCAGGAACTTACTTTTCTGACAATTTAAATGTTCTAAAGAATCAAGGGGCATGTAGTCTTGCTGAAATGCCTTATCAAAATGGCTTATGTAACATTCTACCTACTGCTCAACAAACTCAGGCAGCTAGTGCACATAAGATTACTAGCTGGGGAACCGTTAACTGGAAAAACCTTACTGATGTAAAAACACTAGTGAGCTCAAATGTTCCGGTACTAGTTGGTCTTACTGTGGATGACAGTTTTTACAACATGGGCAATAACGGTTGGGTTTGGAAGAGGAAATCTGGCAGAGCATATGGGGGGCATGCTGTAGCTATAGTAGGTTATGACGATGCTAAAAATGCAGTTAAAGTACAAAATTCATGGGGTACAGGCTGGGGCTTAGGCGGTTACTTTTGGATTGATTATTCTTTGTTAACTTCAGGAGCAACAAATCCTATTTATGAGGGTTATGCAGCGTACAATTAA
- a CDS encoding C1 family peptidase, whose protein sequence is MKRSIYLLSVAVALLTVASCRKESDTVNQQVNQTDHVLGLLFQTKEKYNSFPKVDVNAIRKQYVESENATEAVPTSYFIDMPTPGDQKSESSCTSWATAYAAASSFEHNFDGMNYPQAYRSPSYVYNQIVQGNCGWGTYFSDNLNILKNQGACSLNEMPYTDGVCNLQPTSQQAQAASTHKISNWGTVNWRNLTDVKTLVSSKVPVLLGFMVDDSFYDMGKTGWVWKRKSGRQYGGHAVAIMGYDDAKQAFKVQNSWGTGWGLGGYFWIDYALLSAGAATPVYEAYVAYN, encoded by the coding sequence ATGAAAAGAAGTATTTATTTACTAAGTGTAGCAGTAGCGTTACTTACTGTTGCTTCTTGTCGCAAAGAGAGCGACACAGTTAATCAACAAGTAAACCAAACTGATCATGTGTTAGGTTTACTATTTCAAACTAAGGAAAAGTATAACAGTTTTCCGAAAGTAGATGTAAATGCGATAAGAAAGCAATATGTGGAAAGCGAAAACGCAACAGAAGCTGTTCCTACTAGTTATTTTATTGACATGCCGACCCCGGGTGATCAAAAGAGTGAATCATCGTGCACATCATGGGCAACTGCCTATGCTGCAGCAAGTTCATTCGAGCATAATTTCGATGGTATGAATTACCCTCAGGCTTACAGAAGCCCATCTTATGTTTACAATCAAATTGTTCAAGGTAATTGCGGTTGGGGAACTTATTTTTCTGATAATTTAAATATTTTAAAAAATCAAGGAGCATGCAGCCTTAATGAAATGCCTTATACTGATGGTGTTTGCAATTTACAGCCGACTTCTCAACAAGCACAGGCAGCTAGTACACATAAGATTAGTAACTGGGGAACAGTTAATTGGAGAAATCTTACTGATGTAAAAACATTAGTGAGCTCAAAAGTTCCAGTGTTGCTTGGATTTATGGTGGATGACAGTTTTTATGACATGGGTAAAACCGGTTGGGTTTGGAAAAGGAAATCAGGCAGACAATACGGAGGACATGCTGTAGCAATAATGGGTTATGATGACGCTAAGCAGGCCTTTAAAGTGCAAAATTCATGGGGTACAGGCTGGGGCCTAGGAGGTTACTTTTGGATTGATTATGCTTTGTTAAGTGCAGGAGCAGCAACTCCTGTTTATGAAGCTTATGTAGCGTACAATTAA
- a CDS encoding AAA domain-containing protein: protein MTAAEELKHLRKVLKIEKEEDLQQYRKFVVESEISERVRNGSSWYPVKITQTGYGRGEQVFVELERTSAKEKDHQLQSGKRASLFCNVNNQAAKQRIEGVIGTALKDRLRIYLNADELPEWINDGKIGVDLLFDETSYKEMDDTLRLVADAQNNRLAELRELLLGHVPARFSGDHPIPSFGNLNQSQNESIGNMLNAVDVAIVHGPPGTGKTTTFIEAINLIAKNEKQVLVTAPSNTAVDLLCERLSEKGLNVVRIGHPARVGEHLADLVIDNKITQHEYFGDIKNLRKKAEEFRSMAFKYKRNFGKEESKQRQLLFNEARSLKQEALKLEDYIVSDILSQANVIACTLVGANNPLLRERTFKTVFIDEAAQALEPACWIPLMKAERVIMAGDHHQLPPTVKSYEAGKQGLNVTLFEKVISRQKVDTLLKVQYRMNQSIMEFSNQQFYNGKLAACESVATRTLGINDETPFLFIDTAGCGFDEKTENGRSACNPEEGNLLLNYLNDFLQQLSIVDERAWENLKRVGVISPYKAQVGYLAEQSMNFDNLTLLKDKISFNTVDGFQGQECDLIAISLVRSNGKNEIGFLADTRRMNVALTRAKKKLLVIGDSATLSSHSFYADFLTYVQANNAYQSAWELNYLQ, encoded by the coding sequence ATGACCGCTGCTGAAGAGTTAAAGCACTTACGAAAAGTACTTAAAATAGAGAAGGAAGAAGATTTACAACAATACCGAAAGTTTGTTGTGGAATCTGAAATTAGTGAGCGTGTTAGAAACGGCAGTAGTTGGTATCCGGTTAAAATTACACAAACAGGTTACGGGCGGGGTGAGCAGGTATTTGTGGAGCTAGAACGCACCTCTGCAAAAGAAAAAGACCATCAATTACAATCAGGAAAACGTGCATCTTTATTTTGCAATGTAAATAATCAGGCAGCCAAACAGCGAATTGAAGGTGTTATAGGCACAGCCTTAAAGGATCGATTACGTATATATCTTAACGCTGACGAACTTCCCGAATGGATTAACGACGGGAAAATTGGTGTTGATCTGCTCTTTGATGAAACTTCATACAAAGAGATGGATGACACTTTGCGGTTAGTAGCTGATGCTCAAAATAACCGTTTGGCTGAATTAAGAGAACTATTACTGGGGCATGTGCCGGCCAGATTTTCTGGAGATCATCCAATCCCATCCTTTGGAAATCTTAATCAATCTCAGAATGAGTCCATCGGCAATATGCTAAATGCGGTGGATGTTGCTATTGTACACGGTCCTCCTGGTACCGGTAAAACCACAACCTTTATTGAGGCCATCAATTTAATTGCCAAGAACGAGAAACAAGTTCTGGTAACTGCACCCAGTAATACTGCTGTAGATTTGTTGTGTGAAAGGCTTTCAGAAAAAGGTTTGAATGTTGTTAGGATTGGCCATCCGGCGCGAGTTGGAGAGCATCTTGCGGATTTGGTGATCGATAATAAGATTACCCAGCATGAATATTTCGGAGATATTAAAAACTTGCGGAAAAAAGCTGAGGAATTCAGAAGCATGGCTTTTAAGTACAAACGGAATTTTGGAAAGGAAGAAAGCAAACAACGTCAGTTATTGTTTAATGAGGCTCGATCGTTAAAGCAAGAGGCCTTAAAGCTTGAAGATTACATTGTTAGTGATATTCTTTCGCAAGCCAATGTAATAGCATGTACACTTGTTGGTGCAAATAACCCCTTGTTGCGTGAGCGAACCTTCAAAACCGTTTTTATCGATGAAGCTGCTCAAGCCTTGGAGCCGGCTTGTTGGATTCCGCTTATGAAAGCCGAGCGAGTAATAATGGCCGGTGATCATCATCAGCTCCCTCCTACTGTTAAATCATATGAAGCAGGTAAACAAGGTTTAAATGTGACGTTGTTTGAAAAGGTGATTTCACGACAAAAAGTTGATACGCTTTTGAAGGTTCAATACAGGATGAATCAATCCATTATGGAGTTTTCAAACCAGCAGTTTTATAATGGTAAGCTCGCTGCCTGTGAATCGGTTGCAACCCGAACTCTTGGAATTAATGATGAAACTCCCTTCCTATTTATTGATACCGCAGGTTGCGGTTTTGATGAGAAAACAGAGAATGGACGGAGTGCATGTAATCCGGAAGAAGGGAATTTGCTGCTGAATTATTTAAACGACTTTTTACAGCAATTAAGCATCGTTGATGAGAGGGCTTGGGAGAACCTTAAACGAGTCGGTGTTATTTCTCCTTACAAAGCTCAGGTAGGTTATCTGGCAGAACAATCGATGAACTTTGATAACCTGACATTACTAAAAGACAAGATAAGTTTTAATACAGTTGATGGTTTCCAAGGGCAGGAATGTGACTTGATTGCCATTAGTTTGGTTAGAAGCAACGGCAAGAATGAAATTGGCTTTTTGGCCGATACTCGTCGGATGAATGTTGCCCTTACCCGGGCAAAAAAGAAACTGCTTGTAATTGGAGATAGTGCAACGTTGTCTTCACATTCATTTTATGCTGACTTTTTAACTTATGTACAAGCAAATAATGCTTATCAAAGTGCCTGGGAGTTAAATTATTTACAATAA
- the map gene encoding type I methionyl aminopeptidase yields the protein MIIKTDQELEGMKRASQAVALTLKEMQALAKPGMSTKELDEFGAEMLAKFGAKSAPKLSYNFPGHTCICVNHEAAHGIPSEKTILQEGDLINIDVSAELNGFWSDNGGSFVLGKDIHIHQPLVNASKEILQKAISQIKGGVRISDIGLLIETEAKKRGFKVIKNLTGHGIGRSLHEEPSEIANYCDKNNTARFRKNSVVAIETFISTQSTFTTELEDGWTMVGNLGGFVAQHEHTILISDNAPILLTEQNGIFS from the coding sequence ATGATTATTAAAACTGACCAGGAGCTAGAGGGAATGAAGCGTGCAAGTCAAGCAGTAGCCTTAACACTTAAGGAAATGCAAGCCTTGGCTAAACCAGGTATGAGCACGAAAGAGCTGGATGAATTCGGAGCTGAAATGTTAGCTAAATTCGGAGCCAAATCAGCACCAAAATTAAGTTATAATTTCCCTGGACACACCTGTATTTGCGTTAATCATGAAGCAGCCCATGGCATTCCTTCTGAGAAAACAATTCTGCAGGAAGGCGATTTGATCAATATTGATGTTTCGGCTGAACTTAATGGTTTTTGGTCAGACAATGGAGGTTCTTTTGTGTTAGGTAAAGATATTCACATTCATCAGCCACTGGTGAATGCGTCCAAAGAAATTCTACAGAAAGCCATCAGTCAAATTAAGGGAGGCGTTAGAATTTCTGATATTGGATTATTAATTGAAACTGAAGCTAAAAAACGTGGATTTAAAGTAATTAAAAACCTTACCGGACATGGTATTGGCAGGAGTTTACATGAAGAGCCTAGTGAAATTGCCAATTATTGCGACAAAAACAACACTGCTCGTTTTAGAAAGAACTCAGTTGTAGCTATTGAAACATTTATTTCAACCCAGTCAACCTTTACAACCGAGTTAGAAGATGGCTGGACTATGGTTGGTAATTTGGGTGGTTTTGTTGCCCAGCATGAACATACCATATTGATTTCTGATAATGCTCCGATACTCCTGACTGAACAAAACGGTATTTTCTCATAA
- the mutS gene encoding DNA mismatch repair protein MutS gives MAKSKDGKETPLMAQYNQIKGKYPGAILLFRVGDFYETFGEDAIKASEILGITLTKRANGAASHIELAGFPHHSLDTYLPKLVRAGQRVAICDQLEDPKTVKTIVKRGVTEMVSPGVAYNDTILNNKVNNYLAAVHFDKDIMGIALLDISTGEFLTAQGDADYIDKLLQSFRPTEVIFAKPKGREFVNLFGDKFYTFGLDEWVFGFDYAHETLLKHFGTVSLKGFGIENLHHGIVAAGACLHYIFEAEHRNVQHIAQISRIEEERYVWLDRFTIRNLELVYSPNEGATPLISVLDQTSTPMGARLLRKWMVMPLKEKVLIEERLKVVEHLVNQPELGAELQSKLKPIGDLERLISKVALQKANPRELVQLGRALTAIAEVKSIAENAQQESLQKIADQLNPCKLIREKIEKELNPEPPALLQKGGVIAQGVHEELDQLRKIAFSGKDYLLDMQRRESENTGIPSLKIAFNNVFGYYLEVTNAHKDKVPAEWIRKQTLVNAERYITPELKEYEDQILGAEEKISALENKLYCDILLSMAEYIRPIQVNALLIAQLDVLLSFAITATKNNYCLPQMVEDNVIDIKSGRHPVIEKSLPLGEEYIPNDVLLDDEQQQIIMITGPNMAGKSALLRQTALIVLMAQIGSFVPAKAARLGITDKIFTRVGASDNLSSGESTFMVEMNETASILNNLSNRSLVLLDEIGRGTSTYDGISIAWSIAEYIHNDPKSRAKTLFATHYHELNEMETQFERIKNFNVSIKEIDNKVIFLRKLVPGGSEHSFGIHVARMAGMPPKVIKKAEEVLRKLEEERSSDEGTASIKNGVKKLKKSDNMQLNIFSLDDPILIKIRDSLTDLDVNVLTPVEALLKLNEIQKLIK, from the coding sequence TTGGCAAAAAGTAAAGACGGAAAAGAAACGCCTTTAATGGCACAATACAACCAGATAAAAGGAAAATATCCTGGTGCTATTTTGTTGTTTCGTGTTGGAGATTTTTATGAGACCTTTGGAGAGGATGCAATAAAAGCTTCCGAAATTTTGGGCATAACCCTTACCAAAAGAGCTAATGGAGCTGCTTCACACATTGAACTGGCAGGGTTTCCACATCACTCGCTCGATACTTACTTACCCAAACTGGTTCGTGCCGGCCAACGTGTGGCCATTTGTGACCAACTGGAAGATCCTAAAACCGTTAAAACTATTGTAAAACGGGGTGTTACCGAAATGGTTTCGCCAGGAGTAGCATACAATGATACCATCCTGAACAATAAAGTCAATAACTACCTGGCGGCCGTTCATTTTGACAAGGATATCATGGGTATTGCCTTATTGGATATTTCTACGGGAGAGTTCTTAACCGCACAGGGTGATGCCGATTATATCGATAAACTACTCCAAAGTTTCCGACCAACTGAAGTTATTTTTGCTAAACCCAAAGGCAGAGAATTTGTCAATTTATTTGGAGACAAATTTTACACTTTTGGATTGGATGAATGGGTATTTGGTTTTGACTATGCTCATGAAACACTTTTAAAGCACTTCGGAACCGTTTCTTTAAAAGGTTTCGGTATTGAAAACCTGCATCATGGAATTGTTGCAGCCGGAGCCTGTTTGCATTATATTTTTGAGGCAGAACATCGTAATGTACAGCATATTGCTCAAATATCTCGGATTGAAGAAGAGCGTTATGTTTGGTTAGATCGTTTTACTATCCGCAATTTGGAATTAGTTTACTCTCCAAACGAAGGAGCAACACCGTTAATTTCAGTTCTAGATCAAACCAGCACTCCAATGGGTGCCCGTTTATTACGCAAATGGATGGTAATGCCTTTAAAAGAGAAGGTTTTAATTGAGGAGCGATTGAAAGTGGTTGAACATTTGGTAAACCAACCCGAACTTGGTGCAGAACTTCAATCAAAATTAAAGCCTATTGGAGATTTGGAGCGCTTGATATCTAAAGTAGCCCTTCAAAAAGCCAATCCCCGGGAACTGGTGCAATTGGGCAGGGCTTTAACGGCTATTGCAGAAGTAAAATCCATAGCTGAAAACGCACAACAAGAAAGTCTTCAAAAAATTGCCGATCAATTAAATCCTTGCAAACTGATCAGGGAGAAAATAGAAAAAGAATTGAATCCTGAACCTCCTGCATTGCTGCAAAAAGGAGGAGTAATTGCTCAAGGGGTGCATGAAGAACTTGATCAATTACGCAAAATTGCTTTCAGTGGAAAAGATTACCTGTTGGATATGCAGCGCCGGGAAAGTGAAAACACAGGTATTCCTTCTTTAAAAATTGCCTTCAACAACGTATTTGGTTATTATTTAGAGGTAACCAATGCCCATAAAGATAAAGTACCTGCCGAATGGATCCGCAAGCAAACGCTGGTTAACGCCGAAAGATACATTACCCCTGAACTTAAGGAATATGAAGATCAGATTTTAGGGGCTGAGGAAAAAATAAGTGCTCTGGAAAATAAGCTATACTGTGATATATTACTGAGCATGGCCGAATACATAAGGCCGATACAGGTAAACGCTTTATTGATTGCTCAGCTCGATGTGTTGCTAAGTTTTGCCATAACTGCTACCAAAAACAATTATTGTCTGCCCCAAATGGTTGAGGATAATGTAATTGACATTAAGTCCGGCCGACACCCAGTAATTGAAAAAAGCCTGCCATTAGGCGAGGAATATATTCCAAATGATGTTTTGCTGGATGACGAACAGCAACAAATCATTATGATTACCGGACCGAATATGGCCGGTAAATCCGCATTGCTTCGTCAAACAGCGTTGATTGTCCTTATGGCTCAAATTGGCAGTTTTGTTCCGGCTAAAGCTGCCCGTTTAGGCATCACCGATAAAATATTCACTAGGGTAGGAGCTTCAGACAACCTATCGTCTGGTGAATCAACCTTTATGGTGGAAATGAATGAAACAGCCAGCATTCTGAACAACCTTTCGAATAGAAGTTTAGTGTTGCTAGATGAAATTGGACGCGGTACCAGTACTTATGATGGAATTTCCATTGCCTGGTCAATTGCAGAGTACATACATAACGATCCCAAATCAAGAGCCAAAACCCTGTTTGCCACTCACTATCATGAGCTTAATGAAATGGAGACTCAATTTGAAAGGATCAAAAACTTCAACGTTTCGATCAAAGAAATTGATAATAAGGTCATCTTTTTAAGAAAATTAGTTCCGGGAGGAAGCGAACACAGCTTTGGTATTCATGTGGCTCGTATGGCTGGAATGCCTCCAAAAGTAATTAAAAAGGCGGAAGAGGTTTTACGCAAATTGGAAGAGGAACGCAGTTCGGACGAAGGAACGGCAAGCATTAAAAACGGAGTGAAAAAACTTAAAAAGTCTGACAATATGCAGCTGAATATTTTTTCTCTGGATGATCCGATTTTGATAAAAATCCGGGATTCATTAACTGATCTTGATGTAAATGTGCTTACACCTGTTGAAGCTTTACTAAAACTGAACGAAATACAGAAACTGATAAAATAG
- a CDS encoding outer membrane beta-barrel protein, whose translation MNILTEVKHLLIVLIGLLLFSLNVFAQKDLRYIRHGWWASGGVGPGFLKSSFTKDTAQRSGKFGINLKGGYAVSQFLLTGVEFNGWNLSSRPFLSFDGNRSPSNAATDMLINTAFLLQTYPLRWPVYLKASLGWCFYIPTSKTNQKGNGMGYSIGTGYEYIVNNNFGFGVSLNYDFGNLKDRTFSEVQILPQRRYDIINLGLNFIIY comes from the coding sequence ATGAACATCTTAACTGAAGTAAAACATCTTCTAATTGTATTAATCGGTCTATTACTATTTTCGCTCAATGTATTTGCCCAGAAGGACCTCAGGTATATAAGGCATGGCTGGTGGGCATCGGGAGGAGTTGGACCTGGTTTTTTAAAATCCTCTTTTACTAAGGATACAGCACAGCGATCAGGCAAATTTGGTATTAACTTAAAGGGCGGATATGCAGTAAGCCAATTTTTGCTGACAGGTGTTGAATTTAACGGTTGGAATCTTTCAAGCAGACCCTTTTTAAGTTTTGATGGAAATAGAAGTCCTTCAAATGCGGCTACCGATATGTTGATCAATACTGCATTTTTATTACAAACATATCCATTAAGGTGGCCTGTTTATTTAAAGGCAAGTTTAGGCTGGTGTTTTTATATACCGACATCTAAAACTAATCAAAAAGGCAATGGAATGGGGTATTCAATAGGTACAGGTTATGAATACATTGTTAATAATAATTTTGGCTTTGGAGTTTCTTTGAATTATGATTTCGGGAACCTAAAAGATAGAACTTTTTCAGAAGTACAAATCTTGCCCCAACGAAGGTATGATATTATTAATCTAGGATTGAATTTTATTATTTATTAG
- a CDS encoding DUF3575 domain-containing protein, which produces MKKIYALVAALFMAGAAMAQDGPKNAIKVNPLSIGVSTINISYERAAGEKSSFQLGGYYTGYSITDTKWSGFGITPEYRIHLGQSATAIQGFYVAPFLRYQNLKITSPSFDEIGNQSEIKSTLNTFGGGAVIGRQWVWGKFALDIFGGPAFNSGSAKTEGNDAFDIQGANRFKGFTLRFGVSLGLGF; this is translated from the coding sequence ATGAAAAAAATCTACGCATTAGTGGCGGCCTTATTTATGGCTGGAGCAGCAATGGCACAAGATGGTCCTAAGAATGCAATTAAAGTTAACCCACTTTCAATTGGTGTATCAACAATTAACATTTCTTATGAAAGAGCTGCCGGAGAAAAGTCAAGTTTTCAATTAGGCGGTTACTACACTGGTTATTCAATTACAGATACCAAATGGAGTGGTTTTGGTATTACTCCTGAGTACAGAATCCACTTAGGACAAAGCGCAACTGCAATTCAAGGTTTCTATGTAGCTCCATTCCTGCGTTATCAAAACTTGAAAATAACAAGTCCTTCTTTTGACGAAATTGGTAACCAATCTGAGATTAAGTCAACATTGAATACTTTCGGTGGTGGTGCAGTAATTGGTCGTCAATGGGTTTGGGGTAAATTCGCTTTAGACATTTTTGGCGGTCCTGCATTTAACTCTGGAAGTGCTAAAACTGAGGGCAATGACGCTTTTGATATTCAGGGTGCTAACCGCTTTAAAGGCTTTACTTTACGCTTTGGCGTTTCGTTAGGATTAGGATTCTAA
- the ltrA gene encoding group II intron reverse transcriptase/maturase encodes MNGRKQKTEQDTWQSGNRSETESGSGGQTYLWMTEKGNTNTTQGQQAQLLEYILSPSNLNAAYKQVKRNNGTGGVDGMNVEKLLPYLQSHREELLDSLQNGRYKPQAVRRVEISKENGKKRALGIPTVVERVIQQAITQQLTPIYERQFSPNSYGFRPKRSAHQAIKQCQTNANDGYRYVVDMDLEKFFDTVNQSKLIEILSRTIPDGRVVSLIHKYLKAGVMIQGEFQETSMGVPQGGNLSPLLSNVMLNELDKELKERGHRFVRYADDCMVFCKSRRAAERVLVSLTNYIEQKLYLKVNREKTTVAHVKDVKFLGYGFYFNKNGCKMRTHKKSVEKMKDKIRELTSRSNGWGNERRKEAIRRYITGWLNYFQLADMKGLLERIDEWYRRRIRSLIWKQWKSIKTRIRNLIKLGIPKNKAMEYGNTRKSYWRTANSQILSRSITNERLKQSGYLFFADYYQKLRCVN; translated from the coding sequence ATGAATGGTAGAAAGCAGAAAACGGAGCAAGACACCTGGCAGAGCGGAAATAGGTCGGAAACCGAATCAGGCTCTGGAGGGCAGACATATCTATGGATGACTGAAAAAGGAAACACCAACACAACGCAAGGGCAACAAGCCCAACTTTTAGAGTATATACTCTCGCCATCCAACCTTAATGCGGCCTACAAACAAGTTAAGCGTAACAATGGAACAGGCGGGGTTGATGGGATGAATGTGGAAAAGCTTTTGCCCTACTTACAATCCCATCGAGAAGAACTGCTTGACTCACTACAAAATGGGCGGTATAAACCGCAAGCCGTTCGTAGGGTCGAGATATCCAAAGAGAACGGCAAAAAGCGAGCTTTAGGCATACCTACAGTAGTGGAAAGAGTCATTCAACAGGCAATCACCCAACAATTAACACCTATTTACGAACGACAATTCTCGCCCAACAGTTACGGCTTCCGTCCAAAACGCAGTGCTCATCAAGCCATAAAGCAGTGCCAAACCAACGCAAACGACGGTTATCGTTACGTTGTGGACATGGATCTGGAAAAATTCTTCGATACTGTTAACCAAAGCAAGCTGATAGAGATTTTATCCCGAACCATCCCTGATGGCAGGGTAGTATCATTGATACATAAATACCTAAAAGCAGGCGTAATGATACAGGGGGAATTTCAAGAGACATCGATGGGAGTTCCGCAAGGAGGAAACCTAAGTCCGCTGTTGAGCAATGTAATGCTCAACGAACTGGACAAGGAACTAAAGGAAAGAGGACATCGTTTTGTCAGATACGCTGACGACTGTATGGTATTCTGTAAAAGCCGCCGAGCTGCTGAAAGAGTGCTTGTCAGCCTTACAAACTATATCGAACAAAAGCTTTATCTGAAAGTAAATAGAGAGAAAACCACAGTTGCACACGTCAAGGATGTTAAGTTCTTGGGGTATGGATTTTATTTCAACAAAAATGGTTGCAAAATGCGCACCCATAAGAAAAGTGTTGAAAAGATGAAAGACAAAATCCGAGAACTGACCTCACGGAGCAACGGATGGGGCAATGAACGCCGAAAGGAAGCAATAAGACGGTACATCACAGGCTGGCTTAATTACTTTCAGCTGGCAGACATGAAAGGATTGTTGGAACGCATAGATGAATGGTATCGAAGAAGAATCAGGTCATTGATATGGAAACAATGGAAAAGTATCAAAACCCGAATTAGGAACCTGATAAAACTGGGTATCCCGAAAAACAAGGCAATGGAATACGGCAATACGAGGAAAAGCTACTGGCGTACAGCTAATAGCCAAATCCTTAGCAGAAGTATCACCAACGAACGTCTTAAGCAATCGGGCTATCTGTTCTTTGCTGACTACTATCAAAAATTGCGTTGTGTAAATTAA
- a CDS encoding IS110 family transposase produces MQPQVNQLDFSGQNIYVGFDVHLKSWQVTVMTELLTHKTFSQPPKPEVLHQYLRQNFPGGTYHSAYEAGFCGYWIHNRLEALGIHSIVVNPADIPTTDKEKVQKEDSRDSRKIAHSLRSGALIPIYVPSSKTLEDRCLVRTRSILTKDLARYKNRVKSFLYFHGIELPAPFTKKQSHWSKPFVDWLESIAMAEQSSKTALQAMILEAKHLRASVLQLTRHLLELSKTGTYQEAIALLRSIPGIGLLTAMTLLTELETINRFKNTDQLCSFIGLIPSTHSSGEKELAGTITRRGHSVLRSALIESAWVAARLDPALTKSFHEYCRRMEPNKAIVRIARKLLNRIRYVLINKQEYECAVVK; encoded by the coding sequence ATGCAACCACAAGTTAATCAATTAGATTTTAGCGGTCAAAACATTTATGTTGGTTTTGACGTGCACTTAAAAAGCTGGCAGGTTACCGTTATGACTGAACTGCTCACCCATAAAACCTTTTCGCAGCCACCTAAACCCGAAGTATTACACCAGTATCTCCGGCAGAATTTCCCCGGCGGCACCTATCATTCCGCCTACGAAGCAGGCTTCTGCGGCTACTGGATCCATAACCGCTTGGAGGCTCTGGGCATTCACTCCATCGTGGTCAATCCTGCCGATATTCCCACCACCGATAAAGAAAAAGTGCAAAAAGAGGATTCCAGGGATAGCCGTAAAATCGCACACTCATTAAGAAGTGGCGCCTTAATCCCGATTTATGTTCCTTCCAGTAAAACCCTAGAGGACCGTTGTTTAGTTCGCACCCGGTCCATACTGACCAAGGACCTTGCCCGGTATAAAAACCGGGTAAAATCGTTCCTGTACTTTCATGGCATTGAACTACCTGCGCCCTTCACCAAAAAACAGTCCCACTGGTCGAAACCTTTTGTTGATTGGCTGGAAAGCATCGCTATGGCTGAGCAGAGTAGTAAAACGGCCCTGCAGGCCATGATTTTAGAAGCGAAACATTTGAGAGCCTCTGTATTGCAACTCACCCGGCATTTACTAGAGCTATCAAAAACAGGTACTTACCAGGAAGCCATCGCTTTACTGCGAAGTATCCCTGGCATCGGATTATTAACGGCCATGACCTTATTAACCGAGCTGGAGACGATTAACCGGTTTAAAAACACGGATCAACTCTGCAGTTTTATAGGACTCATCCCCTCGACGCATTCAAGTGGGGAAAAAGAACTAGCCGGTACTATCACCCGACGGGGGCATAGCGTGCTGCGCAGCGCCCTGATTGAAAGTGCATGGGTAGCCGCACGCCTGGATCCGGCACTGACTAAAAGTTTTCATGAGTATTGCCGGCGAATGGAACCGAATAAGGCCATCGTAAGAATAGCCCGGAAATTACTCAACAGAATCAGGTATGTATTAATAAACAAACAAGAATATGAGTGTGCAGTGGTTAAATAA